The genomic DNA GCACGGCCCAGAACATGGATTTTCGAATAACGATTGGCTGTATTCCGTTTTGCCCTGTCGACTGCCCCGGCAAACAGGGTTCCTCCGGCTTCTGGACCTGTCCAGGCTTCAAAACCTTCATACTGGGCCGTTACCCCTGTCATGCCCAGACCGGCAAGTTCATGACGGGCATGGGACAGCCTCTGCCCCGGGATGATAACGCCTTTAATCCTGCTATCCAGTGGAATACGATATGATGCGTTATCATGCCTGACCAGAATGGCCGGCTTTCCTTCTGCCACCAAGGCATCCACTTGTTCCTGTGTAAAGGCCAGATAACCCGCACACGGCATACCGACAAATGCGCCGAATACGTCCGGCCAGGCCTCCAGGGGTGTTCCTGATTCCTGCACAGGTGCATCTGGTGACAGTCTGGCGGGATTCAGCCGGCGCAGAACCTCCCGGGGGCTGAGTGTGCCGGCGTCCAGCGCCGCACAGGCTTCTTCAGGGGACAAAAGGGCTTCAGTCATGGCGCGGGTCCTCTGTTGAATCACAACAGGCATAGCACCGGGATATGCAAGTAAAAGCCCTGCACCCCCTCTCCCGCAGAAGATGTCACCCCCCCCTTCGACAGGCTCAGGGTGAGGGCTCACGAAACCCCGAAAATCCTCATCCTGAGCCTGTCGAAGGATAGAGGATTTTCGCAGGACAAGGTAATTCCTACTCCTCCAGCAACCCCAGCAGGTCCCGCAGATCGTCCGGGTACGGACTGGTGAACTGGAGCGTTTCGCCGGTCGCGGGGTGTTCGAACTTAAGGGCCACGGCGTGCAGGGCCTGGCGGGGGAAATCCATCACAGCTTTCTGCACTGTGACAGGCCAGCCCTTCATTCCGGTCTCTGAAATGCGCCCGTACAGCGGATCCCCTGCCAGGGGATGGCCGATGGAGGTCATGTGGACGCGGATCTGGTGCGTCCGGCCCGTCAGCAGCGTGCATTCCACCAGGGAAAAAGCCCTCCCGAAAACCCGCAGGGTCCGGTACAGCGTCGCGGCCGGTTTGCCGCCGTGGTTCACCACCGCCATCTTTTTCCGGTGGACCGGGTGGCGGCCGATAGCCCCCTCGATCCTGCCGCTGGCCGGCGCAGGAATGCCCTGGACCAGCGCATGATAGGTGCGGCTGATGGTCCGGCCGCCGAACTGGCCGGACAGGGCCTGGTGCGCCGCGTCGGTCTTGGCCACCACCATCAGGCCGCTGGTGTCCTTGTCCAGGCGGTGAACGATCCCGGGCCTTTTCACCCCGCCGATGCCGGACAGGCTGTCCCCGCAGTGGTGCAGCAAGGCGTTGACCAGCGTGCTGTCCGCATTCCCTGCGGCCGGATGGACAACCAGCCCCGGGGGCTTGTCGATCACCAGCAGGTGCTCATCCTCGTACACAATCTTCAGGGGGATATCCTGGGCCTGCGGAACTGCGGCTTCGGGCGGGGGCACAGTGACCTCGAACACCTGGTCCTGTTTGACCCGGTACGACGCATCCACTATGGTCTGTCCGTCCAGACGGACATGGCCTTTTTCTATCAGCGTTTTCAGGCGGGAACGGGACAGATCCGGGACAAGATCCGCAAGAACCCTGTCCAGACGCTGTCCGGCCTGGTCCAGGGTGAGAACACCGCGGGAGACCGTGCCAGGATCAAGGGAGTCTTCTGATGACATGGAGGCCATTATGAACCCGAAACTGCTCCGCGCAGTCAAGATTTTCAATATTGCCTGCGGACTCCTGATCGTGGCCAGCCTTGTGGTCATCGGGGTCGAGCTGTACCGGCGCACCAGCCGCCCCTCGGCCCCTGCGGCCTCCCCGACCCTGGGCGCGCTTCAGGCCCCGGCCGCCATTGCCCTGGACCTTCCCGCCGGAACAAGGCTGGGAGAACCCGCCCTGTCCGGCGGGCGCATTGTGGTCCGCGCCACCACTCCGGCCGGAGAGGATGCCCTGTATCTGCTGGATGCCGCTGACGGAAAGATCCTGGCGGTTGTAAAACCTGGGCCGGACAGGTTCACGGAACGCCAGCCGTAATAACTCCCGGACGGGGCGTCTGCATCTGCGCCTTTGCCACCGTGCTGACCGGCACCAGGCGGATCCCCTTCCCTTCCAGTCCGGGCAGCCAGGCGGACAGCGCCGCCAGGGTCACGTCGTGCGGATGCCCGATGCCCACGGCAAACCCCTTGCGCCGGGCCAGCTGCTCCAGGGTCTGCAGCTGCCGGGCCACAAAGGCCGGCGAGATTTCATGGTCAATAAAGACATCCCGGTCGAGAACGGGCATGTCAGGGCTGAAGCTGACCAGCCGTGAGGCCGCGCGGGATGTCGTGCGGGAATCCACGAACAGCAGTCCGCGACGGCGCGCCTCGGCCGTCACCAGGCCCATCAGGCGGCGGTTGGCCGTAAAGCGGCTTCCCATATGGTTGTTGAATCCCACATACCCGTCGAAGGCCGCCAGCGCCTGGTCCAGCCGCTGCAGCACCGCGACGTCGGACAGGGAGGTGAGCAGCGCCCCGGGTCCCGGATCCTCGCTGGCGCTTTCCGGCTCCATGGGCACATGGACCATCAGCTCGTGCCCGCGGCGGCGCGCCTCGGCCGTCACCTCCGGCAGATTATGGCCATAGGGCAGGAATGCCAGGGTCAGGGGACCGGGCAGCGCCAGGGTGCGCCGGGTGCGCTTCCGGTCCACGCCCAGATCGTCAATGATCAGCACGATCATGGGATCTGCTGAAGGCGCCACATCCAGGGCGTTGCGGATCCACGCCGGCTCTCCCCCTGTCCATGTCCGGCGATCCGGCAGGGCGGGAAAGGATGCGGGAGTCAGCCGCGGCGCTTCCGGCCGGGGCAGGA from Pseudomonadota bacterium includes the following:
- a CDS encoding divergent polysaccharide deacetylase family protein, whose translation is LCAALAVLWPQKPQVQPVMPAVVRGPVRQVDIQAAPPPLVTAWVHQAPGPGMSRPTQPLEELIRPLIAAQMEKILPRPEAPRLTPASFPALPDRRTWTGGEPAWIRNALDVAPSADPMIVLIIDDLGVDRKRTRRTLALPGPLTLAFLPYGHNLPEVTAEARRRGHELMVHVPMEPESASEDPGPGALLTSLSDVAVLQRLDQALAAFDGYVGFNNHMGSRFTANRRLMGLVTAEARRRGLLFVDSRTTSRAASRLVSFSPDMPVLDRDVFIDHEISPAFVARQLQTLEQLARRKGFAVGIGHPHDVTLAALSAWLPGLEGKGIRLVPVSTVAKAQMQTPRPGVITAGVP
- a CDS encoding RluA family pseudouridine synthase; this encodes MSSEDSLDPGTVSRGVLTLDQAGQRLDRVLADLVPDLSRSRLKTLIEKGHVRLDGQTIVDASYRVKQDQVFEVTVPPPEAAVPQAQDIPLKIVYEDEHLLVIDKPPGLVVHPAAGNADSTLVNALLHHCGDSLSGIGGVKRPGIVHRLDKDTSGLMVVAKTDAAHQALSGQFGGRTISRTYHALVQGIPAPASGRIEGAIGRHPVHRKKMAVVNHGGKPAATLYRTLRVFGRAFSLVECTLLTGRTHQIRVHMTSIGHPLAGDPLYGRISETGMKGWPVTVQKAVMDFPRQALHAVALKFEHPATGETLQFTSPYPDDLRDLLGLLEE